In Verrucomicrobiales bacterium, one genomic interval encodes:
- a CDS encoding arylamine N-acetyltransferase, whose amino-acid sequence MDDFHVPNLDAYCRRIGYSGPRTATLETLQGITACHAASIPFENLDVLVGRPIDLSPRAIEEKIVHRGRGGYCFETNQLLLLALRAIGFSVLPLSARVRWMLSRDFIPPRTHMFLKLDLDGEPWLADCGVGGVSLTGAIRFQDGLEQQTSHDRRRVIFDTDRKLWFHQVRFDEAWWDVSEFTGEEMPAIDRSIANWWTSTSPDSKFKRNLILSRSGLDGTRRTLLNREMTIRQPGIPATKHSIESQQELVDVMTQEFLIPAEAIPSGLYAMVTRF is encoded by the coding sequence ATGGACGATTTTCACGTTCCTAACCTGGATGCCTACTGCCGTCGGATCGGCTACTCCGGACCGCGAACTGCCACGCTGGAGACTTTGCAGGGCATCACCGCCTGTCACGCTGCCAGCATCCCTTTTGAGAATCTGGATGTGCTGGTCGGTCGTCCGATCGACCTCTCTCCCCGGGCCATCGAGGAAAAAATCGTTCATCGCGGAAGGGGCGGATACTGCTTTGAGACCAATCAGCTCTTGCTGCTGGCTCTGCGGGCGATTGGGTTTTCCGTCCTTCCGCTCAGCGCACGCGTCCGCTGGATGCTATCCCGGGACTTCATTCCCCCGCGCACACACATGTTCCTGAAGCTCGATCTGGACGGGGAACCATGGCTGGCCGACTGTGGAGTGGGTGGAGTTTCACTCACGGGGGCGATCCGCTTTCAAGACGGGCTGGAACAGCAGACCTCCCATGATCGGCGGAGAGTGATCTTTGACACCGACCGAAAGCTGTGGTTCCACCAGGTCCGCTTTGATGAGGCCTGGTGGGACGTCAGTGAGTTTACCGGGGAGGAAATGCCCGCGATCGACCGATCGATCGCCAACTGGTGGACCAGCACCAGCCCCGACTCCAAATTCAAACGGAATCTGATCCTCTCTCGCTCGGGCTTGGACGGAACCCGTCGAACACTGTTAAACCGCGAGATGACGATTCGGCAGCCGGGAATCCCGGCCACGAAGCACTCGATCGAATCGCAACAGGAACTGGTGGACGTCATGACCCAGGAGTTCCTGATTCCGGCGGAGGCCATCCCCAGTGGGCTCTACGCGATGGTGACAAGGTTCTGA
- a CDS encoding DUF1553 domain-containing protein: protein MMMAVMRQFFRPSTRIRFCCSIVFWLCLLSGWVLPAAPDAKSVANHWAYIPPRPSNPPPSPSGNPIDGFLNVHHRDEGLQPAPAVDPESWLRRVTYDLTGLPPTPAERAAFLADGSTSARARVVDRLLASARYGERWAQHWLDLAHYADSNGFELDADRPDAWRYRDWVIKAFNEDMPYDRFLTLQVAGEEASPDDPEALVAAGFGRAGPREEVAGNIDPEVKRQSELTAVTSTVGSVFLGLTIGCARCHDHKFDPLPAADYYGFQAYFAGAELREIPIYSAEELKLSIEATNRINALIAPIAAAKAKLEQPYRDRLRAAKEAGLTAAEKAVRAKRKEDRTPEEQRLFEGTSSALNVTWEEVAEAVSEHPGDHSVRESLKRQIHELELQRPPPPAHAMTFREPTNALPETWVLGRGNVKDKKRRVDPAPPAVLVAAMGTRGSPPPVEKRPGPAYSGRRLALARWLVDPNHPLTARVVVNRLWQQHFGRGLVATPSDFGARGARPTHPELLDWLALELIRQEWRLKPIHRLMVLSDAYTRASVPGDSPSNRLDPENLHWWRMLRRRMDAEGLRDSVLAVSGRFNLQVGGRGVRAPLEPEVSELIFTEAEVVDLWPVDRDESAHFRRSIYLHRKRNVPYPLLKAFDAPDAQTPCPERTVSTHAPQALVMINSEFAQKAAREFARSLLRAYSDPEARIAEAYLRCYARRPLAEELKAACDFVAGGQGIETERWTDFTLALLNSNEFIHVP, encoded by the coding sequence ATGATGATGGCTGTTATGCGGCAGTTTTTCAGGCCATCGACGCGGATTCGCTTCTGTTGTTCGATTGTCTTTTGGCTCTGTCTGCTTTCGGGCTGGGTGCTGCCGGCCGCACCGGATGCCAAATCGGTCGCGAATCACTGGGCCTACATCCCGCCGCGCCCGTCAAATCCTCCTCCGTCCCCTAGCGGTAATCCTATCGATGGTTTCCTGAACGTCCATCACCGAGACGAAGGTCTGCAGCCGGCTCCCGCAGTCGACCCGGAATCCTGGCTGCGTCGGGTGACGTATGATCTGACCGGGCTGCCGCCCACTCCCGCCGAGCGGGCCGCCTTCCTCGCCGACGGGTCAACCTCGGCCCGAGCCCGGGTAGTGGATCGGCTACTGGCATCGGCGCGCTACGGGGAGCGATGGGCGCAGCACTGGCTGGACTTGGCTCACTACGCCGACTCGAATGGATTCGAGCTCGATGCTGATCGGCCGGACGCCTGGCGCTATCGCGACTGGGTCATCAAGGCATTCAACGAGGACATGCCCTACGACCGCTTTCTGACGCTTCAGGTCGCGGGTGAAGAGGCTTCCCCGGACGACCCCGAGGCACTCGTGGCGGCCGGGTTTGGCCGGGCTGGGCCAAGGGAAGAGGTGGCGGGCAACATCGATCCCGAAGTGAAGCGTCAGAGCGAACTGACTGCTGTGACCAGCACGGTGGGATCGGTCTTTCTGGGGCTTACCATTGGATGTGCGCGCTGTCACGATCACAAGTTCGACCCGCTGCCGGCGGCCGATTACTACGGGTTCCAGGCTTACTTTGCAGGAGCGGAGTTGCGGGAGATTCCGATCTACTCAGCCGAAGAGCTAAAACTGTCGATCGAGGCCACCAACCGCATCAACGCGTTGATCGCACCCATTGCGGCGGCGAAGGCAAAGTTGGAGCAGCCGTATCGAGATCGACTGCGGGCGGCCAAGGAGGCTGGGTTGACCGCCGCTGAAAAGGCAGTTCGAGCCAAGCGCAAGGAGGATCGAACTCCCGAGGAGCAACGCCTCTTTGAGGGCACCAGTTCCGCCCTCAACGTGACTTGGGAGGAAGTGGCGGAAGCGGTTTCTGAGCATCCGGGCGATCATTCGGTACGGGAATCTTTGAAACGACAGATCCACGAGTTGGAACTACAACGACCTCCGCCTCCCGCCCATGCGATGACTTTCAGGGAACCCACCAATGCCTTGCCAGAAACCTGGGTTCTGGGCCGGGGCAACGTGAAGGACAAGAAGCGCCGTGTCGACCCCGCCCCACCAGCGGTTTTGGTCGCCGCGATGGGGACTCGAGGGAGTCCGCCGCCGGTCGAGAAGCGTCCCGGGCCAGCCTACTCCGGTCGTCGTTTGGCCTTGGCGCGCTGGCTGGTCGACCCCAATCATCCCCTCACAGCCCGAGTCGTGGTGAACCGGCTCTGGCAGCAACACTTTGGCCGTGGACTGGTCGCCACGCCCTCCGATTTCGGTGCTCGCGGAGCGCGTCCGACGCATCCGGAGTTGTTGGATTGGCTGGCGTTGGAGTTGATTCGCCAAGAGTGGCGATTGAAGCCGATACACCGTCTCATGGTGCTGTCAGACGCCTACACCCGTGCGTCTGTCCCGGGCGACTCACCGTCGAATCGTCTGGATCCGGAGAATCTTCATTGGTGGCGGATGCTACGGCGTCGCATGGATGCGGAAGGACTGCGCGACAGCGTGCTGGCGGTTTCGGGCCGCTTCAACTTGCAGGTGGGCGGGCGCGGGGTGCGGGCACCTCTGGAGCCCGAGGTCAGTGAGCTGATTTTTACCGAGGCTGAGGTGGTCGACCTATGGCCGGTCGATCGAGACGAATCGGCGCACTTCCGTCGATCGATTTATCTACATCGAAAACGGAACGTTCCTTACCCGCTGTTGAAGGCCTTTGACGCCCCGGATGCGCAGACTCCCTGTCCGGAGCGAACGGTGAGCACGCATGCTCCGCAGGCATTGGTGATGATCAACAGTGAGTTTGCCCAAAAGGCCGCTCGCGAGTTCGCGCGGTCCTTGCTTCGGGCTTACTCGGATCCTGAGGCTCGTATCGCTGAGGCTTACCTGCGCTGTTACGCCCGGCGACCTCTGGCGGAGGAGTTAAAAGCGGCTTGCGACTTTGTCGCCGGCGGTCAAGGCATCGAAACGGAACGGTGGACCGATTTCACCCTCGCCCTGCTGAACAGCAATGAATTCATCCATGTCCCTTGA
- a CDS encoding M36 family metallopeptidase, protein MKTGVVPPWLLVVVSLWSARLFVWSAVPQSPGDARLTRRQPAPENPAALRRRLDGEAALRSMAPRVHIERGPISGGARWIATSQGFLTGPNGTGLGMSGAPALAELGVDAADEHRVVKSFIAHHSAIFGHDPTALTDARIQRDVTSPNNGLRTTTWQQQIDGLPIHRATLTAHVTGKGELAAIGSELLATLNGAASPEQRRRLVNGDQVPISAAQAWVLAAAQLGYTLVADTISEANPPQGVARTQRLAAPGWSEVRASLIWLPMNASTVRLCWRLQLVTPSSRLGYEMFVDADSGEILWRRGVTEDASAPATFRVFTTESPTPFSPGFSTPVTNQPPAAARTLTTLTSLDSTASPNGWIEVGDNELAGNNASVRYYQQTSPNSWTTKAVEGSPSRTFDFPLDLAASPASRVKATSVNAFYWVNLAHDRFHKLGFTEGHRNCQLNNFGRGGEGGDPVTVRVNDPFTEDNASMLTWNEGGSPEMSLGIYTGPDPDRESALNGETILHEYGHAVSNRLVGDGTGLDTEAVQSRGMGEGWSDFFAMALTSAPTDPVHAVYPYGAYTAYRKWGTEFQENYYMGTRRYPYCTDMSKNPLTFKDIDPDQADPHIGIPISSPLATANPAEVHSQGEVWCAMLWEVRANLITKHGGVAGNQLALQLVMDGLRLSPNNPTFVAARNAILVADAVLTGGSNQAEIWAGFAKRGLGTAATCPPSTTTAGVVESFDSLDALTVYPADATEVSGPQGGPFAPSAKTFTLSNGSGVALNWQARTEPPLELGSSSGLIPANGTQKLNLTINATAAGSLAPGGYSYSVYITNRASGVVIRRLFTVLVGIDQPPTERFSNEDSDAFDLSGRSLWFEPVDGGTHYVVCRSTPSPTSFPVNPALGQTLDFTNTLGVIATLTNNIKIPFYGALRSAFEIRLDGSIVPGAQDSPFEDYLGYLGHFCLPRVSGLRQSYAKTVGRISWLQTADSLCATWENVAQSQSASSPKANFQIQLMFDGRIRVTFLSTAVPTGITGLSPGGDLPPLFVETDLGAARACSEPMVELKLPTSVTEGGLLPARGSVMLPGRTSASERIVTLKVNDPGELNIPSSVVIPPGQASALFDLSAVNDSVRDGSQVVFVTASRTGFTPAVRSLKVHDNESATLSLSLPSSRTEGEVLGFGQLSLSAPAGALMGVELSSSDPELLPVPALVFLSSGQSSVLVPLVVPDNNRIEGTRNVVITARVQNWGQATDTVAVLDNDSTDLALLAPVFRNESEGTVTNGAQVRIEGILTTNLSVLLVSDDESEVRTPIFSSVIPAGATNVFFPLFIQDDLTVDGAVLVRLRALAPGFTPATNVIFVADNDGPPEPYQPQPEDGATNVPPHTDLSWGRIEGDLIRNGGFETGDLTGWQLESFGTGLFAITGGGYDPQSVDGPFPPLAGAYSVLSDQAGAGKQTLWQEVLVPVGATEVTLRWTDRIRSHGGVFGSSHGFRVEVRNTNNAVLATVFSTTTNTPALSDVTNRSVSLAAWRGEWIRIAFVEQDSGGYLNVHLDNVQLWAPPAAPTFFDVYFGTDPSPDASEYVGSTTNAFWALGPLLPETAYYWQLRSRRNSVTNSGPIWSFSTGGNMLFSTLIASNAVWKYLATTVNPGSAWNDPGFNDSAWAQGPGKLGFGGDGENTDIEPARGSVTTFAFRRTFTVANPKAVLGLEARLIRDDGAAVYLNGKAVWVDNLPARYGWSDEALSSLEASLERQWITNRLDPSLLVPGQNLIAVEIHQGPTRLVTPDLGFALELRGIYDNGNHTPFVELTSPVPFSVFQQPIQLPLAATASDTSATGNPIPVSSVEFFADGDALATDSSSPFSFAWPNAPAGHHVLKAAVTDSGGLTADSDPVNVLILPPSGSVLAALIPRGSVWSYLDNGVYPGAKWTQIGFASDRTKGWKTGPAQLGYGDGDESTVIGYGGRQLQRHITTWFRKQFIQPAALSALSMRVLRDDGVVLYLNGTEIFRNNLPPSPGTILTNTLATVTISGDGENDWVQVPLQSSVVFPLLKPGVNVIAAEVHQSSSSSPDLSFDLELTGVGNPPPQIELTSPVEGSTLVHPPSVLLSAAASDAYGGIALVQFYRDGANLGSDTLAPYQVVWSNPPVGSYSLTAVATDLLGLSSTSPPVHLFILGPVVINAALTAEGMVLLTWPAAAVGYVLESADSLSDSIQWTLVGGSPQLVGSEFQAVLPAGDPQRYFRLRSP, encoded by the coding sequence ATGAAAACGGGTGTCGTTCCCCCCTGGCTGCTGGTCGTCGTGAGTCTTTGGAGTGCTCGGCTGTTCGTGTGGTCGGCGGTGCCCCAGTCGCCCGGCGATGCGCGGCTGACTCGCCGGCAGCCAGCTCCGGAAAATCCTGCTGCCCTGCGTCGCAGGCTTGATGGTGAGGCGGCGCTTCGGTCCATGGCCCCACGGGTGCATATCGAGCGCGGACCAATTTCTGGCGGGGCTCGGTGGATCGCCACTTCCCAAGGCTTCCTCACCGGACCCAACGGCACCGGACTCGGCATGTCCGGCGCGCCTGCCCTGGCCGAGCTGGGGGTGGACGCTGCGGATGAACACCGGGTGGTCAAGTCGTTCATCGCGCATCACTCCGCAATCTTCGGCCACGATCCTACGGCACTGACCGATGCGCGCATTCAGCGCGATGTCACCTCCCCCAACAACGGACTTCGAACCACCACCTGGCAACAGCAAATCGATGGGTTGCCCATTCACCGCGCCACCTTGACTGCTCATGTTACGGGCAAAGGGGAACTCGCCGCCATTGGGAGCGAATTATTGGCCACGCTCAACGGCGCGGCCTCGCCTGAGCAACGCCGCCGGCTGGTAAACGGCGACCAGGTCCCTATCAGTGCCGCACAAGCATGGGTGCTGGCTGCGGCTCAGCTGGGATATACCCTCGTCGCGGATACGATCAGCGAGGCGAACCCGCCTCAGGGGGTTGCTCGAACGCAGCGTCTGGCGGCGCCGGGGTGGAGCGAGGTCCGTGCCTCCCTGATCTGGCTGCCTATGAATGCCTCCACCGTGCGTCTTTGTTGGCGGCTCCAGTTGGTGACGCCGTCATCGCGCTTGGGGTATGAAATGTTCGTTGATGCCGATTCCGGAGAGATCCTTTGGAGACGTGGCGTGACGGAAGATGCCTCAGCGCCGGCAACCTTTCGAGTTTTTACCACCGAAAGCCCCACACCCTTCTCACCTGGGTTCTCCACCCCCGTCACCAACCAGCCGCCTGCCGCTGCGCGGACCTTGACCACCCTGACTTCCCTGGACTCGACGGCCTCCCCCAATGGATGGATTGAGGTGGGCGACAATGAACTCGCAGGCAACAATGCATCGGTTAGGTACTACCAACAGACCAGCCCTAACAGCTGGACCACCAAAGCGGTTGAAGGCAGTCCCAGCCGAACCTTTGACTTTCCTCTGGATCTGGCTGCTTCCCCGGCCAGCCGCGTCAAAGCGACATCGGTGAACGCGTTCTATTGGGTCAACCTGGCCCACGATCGGTTTCACAAATTGGGATTCACGGAAGGGCACCGGAACTGCCAGCTTAACAATTTTGGCCGGGGAGGGGAGGGGGGCGATCCCGTCACGGTGAGGGTCAACGACCCATTCACTGAAGACAACGCGTCCATGCTGACTTGGAATGAGGGAGGTAGCCCCGAAATGAGCCTGGGCATTTACACCGGGCCTGATCCGGATCGCGAGTCCGCGTTGAACGGCGAGACGATCCTCCACGAATACGGCCATGCTGTCAGCAACCGCCTGGTCGGAGATGGCACGGGCCTGGATACCGAAGCCGTTCAGAGCCGAGGAATGGGTGAAGGGTGGTCTGACTTCTTTGCCATGGCCCTCACCAGCGCTCCGACTGATCCCGTCCATGCGGTTTATCCTTATGGGGCCTACACCGCTTATCGCAAATGGGGCACTGAGTTTCAGGAGAACTACTACATGGGAACCCGGCGGTATCCCTACTGCACGGACATGTCCAAGAATCCACTCACCTTCAAAGACATCGATCCGGACCAGGCTGATCCTCACATCGGCATCCCGATTTCTTCGCCCCTTGCTACCGCCAACCCGGCGGAGGTTCATAGTCAGGGTGAGGTGTGGTGTGCGATGCTTTGGGAAGTCAGGGCCAACTTGATCACGAAGCATGGGGGAGTCGCGGGCAACCAACTGGCCTTGCAGTTGGTGATGGATGGACTCAGGCTGAGCCCGAACAATCCCACCTTTGTCGCTGCTCGAAACGCCATCCTGGTCGCCGACGCAGTTCTGACAGGCGGCTCGAATCAGGCGGAAATCTGGGCCGGATTCGCCAAGCGCGGCCTGGGGACGGCTGCCACGTGTCCCCCCAGCACAACCACCGCGGGCGTTGTGGAGAGCTTCGATTCCTTGGATGCTCTGACCGTCTATCCTGCGGATGCCACGGAGGTCTCGGGACCGCAGGGGGGGCCGTTTGCCCCGAGCGCGAAGACCTTTACGCTGAGTAATGGGTCGGGCGTCGCTTTGAACTGGCAGGCTCGTACCGAGCCGCCTCTAGAACTTGGCAGTTCCTCCGGCCTCATTCCGGCCAATGGCACCCAGAAACTCAATCTGACCATCAACGCCACGGCGGCGGGGTCGTTGGCTCCCGGAGGTTATTCCTATTCGGTCTACATTACGAACCGGGCCAGCGGAGTTGTCATCCGACGACTCTTCACCGTGCTGGTGGGAATCGACCAGCCTCCGACGGAACGGTTCAGCAATGAGGACTCGGACGCATTTGACCTTTCAGGCCGCAGCCTGTGGTTCGAGCCTGTCGACGGGGGAACGCACTATGTCGTCTGTCGATCGACACCTTCCCCGACCTCCTTCCCGGTGAATCCCGCCCTGGGCCAGACTCTGGACTTCACCAACACCCTTGGGGTGATCGCCACGCTCACCAACAACATCAAGATTCCCTTCTATGGAGCGTTGCGGTCCGCCTTTGAGATCCGTCTCGATGGCTCGATTGTCCCTGGTGCCCAGGACTCACCCTTCGAGGATTATCTAGGCTATCTGGGGCACTTCTGCCTTCCGCGCGTTTCGGGACTTCGGCAGAGCTACGCGAAGACGGTGGGTAGAATTTCCTGGCTGCAGACGGCGGATTCCCTGTGTGCCACGTGGGAGAACGTGGCGCAGTCGCAGTCCGCAAGTTCTCCCAAGGCCAACTTTCAGATTCAACTGATGTTCGATGGAAGAATTCGTGTGACCTTTCTCTCGACCGCTGTGCCTACCGGCATTACGGGGCTCTCTCCCGGGGGGGATCTTCCTCCGTTGTTCGTGGAAACCGACCTCGGTGCCGCGCGCGCCTGTTCGGAGCCTATGGTGGAGTTGAAACTTCCCACGAGTGTCACGGAGGGAGGGCTCCTTCCGGCACGTGGTTCGGTGATGTTGCCAGGCAGGACTTCCGCCTCCGAACGAATCGTGACGCTCAAGGTAAATGATCCCGGGGAGTTGAACATTCCTTCCTCCGTGGTCATTCCTCCCGGACAGGCATCGGCTTTATTTGATCTGAGCGCGGTGAACGATAGTGTGCGGGATGGCAGCCAAGTGGTCTTTGTCACGGCCAGCCGAACTGGATTCACTCCAGCCGTTCGATCGTTGAAGGTTCACGACAATGAGTCTGCCACGCTGTCACTTTCTCTTCCGTCGAGCCGCACCGAGGGCGAGGTCCTGGGATTCGGTCAGCTGAGCTTGAGCGCGCCGGCCGGGGCGTTGATGGGGGTGGAACTGAGTTCCTCGGATCCCGAACTCCTTCCCGTTCCGGCGCTTGTGTTTCTGTCCTCCGGGCAATCCAGTGTCCTGGTGCCATTGGTTGTTCCGGACAACAATCGCATCGAGGGCACACGGAACGTCGTGATCACGGCCCGGGTGCAGAACTGGGGCCAAGCCACGGACACCGTCGCGGTCCTGGACAATGACTCCACTGACCTGGCCTTGCTGGCTCCTGTGTTCCGCAACGAAAGCGAGGGAACGGTGACGAACGGGGCGCAGGTGCGGATCGAAGGCATCCTGACCACCAATCTCTCCGTCCTGTTGGTGAGCGACGATGAATCGGAGGTTCGAACCCCGATTTTTTCGAGCGTCATTCCGGCCGGAGCCACCAACGTTTTCTTCCCGCTCTTCATCCAGGATGATTTAACCGTCGACGGAGCGGTCTTGGTTCGGCTTCGCGCGCTCGCCCCTGGGTTTACGCCCGCGACCAATGTGATCTTCGTTGCCGATAACGACGGGCCGCCTGAGCCCTATCAGCCGCAACCGGAGGATGGGGCGACGAATGTGCCGCCGCACACCGATCTGTCTTGGGGACGGATCGAAGGGGATTTGATCCGGAATGGGGGGTTTGAGACGGGGGATCTGACGGGTTGGCAGCTCGAGAGCTTCGGCACCGGCCTGTTCGCCATCACGGGTGGCGGCTACGATCCCCAATCGGTCGACGGTCCGTTTCCTCCACTGGCAGGCGCCTACAGTGTGCTCTCGGATCAGGCGGGGGCCGGCAAGCAGACGCTATGGCAGGAGGTGCTGGTACCGGTGGGGGCTACGGAGGTCACCCTCCGTTGGACGGATCGGATTCGGAGCCATGGCGGGGTTTTTGGCAGCTCGCATGGTTTTAGGGTTGAAGTTCGAAACACCAATAATGCGGTTCTGGCGACCGTCTTTAGTACGACCACCAATACGCCTGCACTGAGCGATGTTACGAATCGCAGCGTGAGTCTGGCCGCTTGGCGTGGTGAGTGGATCCGGATTGCTTTTGTGGAGCAAGACAGTGGGGGCTATCTCAATGTGCATTTGGACAATGTGCAGCTCTGGGCTCCTCCCGCCGCTCCGACCTTCTTCGATGTCTACTTCGGCACGGATCCATCGCCTGACGCGAGTGAGTATGTCGGCAGCACCACCAACGCTTTTTGGGCGCTCGGACCTCTTCTGCCGGAAACTGCCTATTACTGGCAGCTGCGCTCCCGGCGAAACTCGGTGACCAACAGCGGTCCTATCTGGAGCTTCTCCACCGGTGGGAACATGTTGTTTTCCACTTTGATTGCCAGCAATGCCGTCTGGAAGTATTTGGCGACGACCGTGAATCCCGGTAGCGCTTGGAATGACCCGGGCTTCAATGATTCGGCCTGGGCGCAGGGCCCCGGTAAACTGGGATTTGGAGGCGATGGGGAAAACACCGACATCGAACCGGCGCGGGGATCGGTGACGACTTTCGCTTTCCGGCGGACCTTCACCGTCGCCAATCCCAAGGCGGTCCTGGGATTGGAGGCTCGCCTGATTCGAGACGATGGTGCCGCCGTCTACCTGAATGGGAAGGCGGTTTGGGTGGACAACCTTCCGGCTCGCTACGGTTGGAGCGACGAAGCTCTGAGCTCGCTCGAAGCTTCGCTGGAACGGCAATGGATCACCAACCGGCTTGACCCTTCACTGCTCGTCCCCGGTCAGAATCTCATCGCGGTGGAGATCCATCAGGGGCCGACACGCTTGGTGACCCCGGATCTAGGATTTGCCCTCGAACTCCGAGGGATCTACGACAATGGTAATCACACCCCTTTCGTGGAGTTGACCTCCCCGGTTCCGTTCAGCGTCTTTCAGCAGCCGATTCAACTTCCGCTAGCGGCGACGGCTTCGGATACCAGTGCCACTGGTAATCCGATTCCAGTTTCCAGCGTGGAGTTTTTCGCCGATGGGGACGCGCTCGCGACGGATTCGAGTTCTCCTTTCTCATTCGCTTGGCCGAACGCCCCGGCCGGCCATCATGTGCTCAAAGCGGCTGTGACGGATAGCGGCGGGCTCACGGCGGATTCGGATCCGGTGAACGTGCTGATCCTCCCGCCCTCGGGCAGCGTGCTGGCGGCCTTGATCCCGCGTGGCTCGGTGTGGAGCTATCTTGATAACGGCGTTTACCCTGGTGCCAAATGGACGCAGATCGGTTTCGCGAGCGATCGAACGAAGGGCTGGAAGACCGGGCCCGCTCAACTGGGTTATGGGGATGGGGACGAGTCGACGGTGATCGGTTATGGTGGACGTCAGTTGCAGCGGCACATTACCACCTGGTTCCGCAAACAGTTCATCCAACCCGCCGCGTTGAGCGCACTCTCGATGCGCGTGCTCCGGGACGACGGGGTCGTGCTCTATCTGAACGGGACCGAGATATTCCGCAACAACCTTCCCCCCAGCCCGGGCACTATTCTCACCAATACGTTGGCGACGGTCACTATCTCGGGTGATGGAGAGAATGACTGGGTCCAGGTTCCTCTCCAGTCCTCGGTGGTCTTTCCCTTGTTGAAGCCGGGGGTGAACGTGATTGCAGCCGAGGTTCATCAGTCCTCTTCCAGCAGCCCTGATCTGAGTTTTGACCTCGAACTGACCGGCGTGGGCAATCCCCCTCCGCAGATAGAACTGACCAGCCCTGTGGAAGGCTCGACGCTGGTGCATCCTCCGTCGGTTCTGCTATCAGCGGCTGCGAGTGATGCCTATGGCGGGATTGCGTTAGTCCAGTTCTATCGCGACGGTGCGAATCTTGGGTCGGATACCCTTGCTCCGTATCAGGTCGTGTGGAGCAATCCACCCGTAGGCTCCTATTCGCTCACGGCCGTCGCCACCGACCTGTTGGGCCTCAGTTCCACCTCGCCGCCGGTTCACCTGTTCATCCTCGGACCGGTGGTGATCAATGCCGCGCTAACGGCCGAAGGAATGGTCCTGTTGACCTGGCCTGCGGCTGCGGTGGGGTATGTCTTGGAGAGTGCTGACAGTCTCTCGGACTCCATCCAATGGACTTTGGTCGGTGGCTCTCCTCAGCTGGTTGGCTCAGAGTTTCAGGCTGTCCTGCCCGCGGGAGACCCCCAACGGTACTTCCGGCTGCGATCCCCTTAG